The following proteins are co-located in the Clostridiales bacterium genome:
- a CDS encoding metal-sensing transcriptional repressor, giving the protein MRQCMDADNLHRRLNKIMGQLRAIDKMVDEDVPCEDVLIQLNAAKGALHKVGQVILEGHLNHCVREGIEHGDADRTISEFAKAVEQFSRMT; this is encoded by the coding sequence ATGCGCCAATGTATGGATGCGGACAATTTGCATAGACGATTGAATAAGATCATGGGACAGCTTCGTGCCATCGATAAAATGGTTGATGAAGATGTTCCCTGTGAGGATGTTCTGATACAGCTGAATGCGGCGAAAGGAGCACTCCACAAGGTTGGTCAGGTAATTTTAGAGGGACATTTGAATCATTGCGTCCGTGAGGGGATAGAACATGGGGATGCAGACAGGACGATCTCTGAATTTGCCAAAGCGGTGGAACAATTTTCAAGAATGACTTAA
- the yajC gene encoding preprotein translocase subunit YajC, giving the protein MSQQLATLMPLILLIVIMYFLLIRPQKKREKSVAAMRNSVKVGDEIITIGGICGKVVKTKDEVLTIQVGADRVKFEIMRWAVSKVVNEESAPSPSKKAKQEEPQDEDIIAAPKKSLPKRMKKASETESPTSDYAPEASIESEADQAEATDNK; this is encoded by the coding sequence ATGAGTCAACAACTAGCAACTTTAATGCCTTTAATTCTTCTAATAGTTATCATGTATTTCTTGCTGATTCGGCCGCAGAAGAAGAGGGAAAAATCCGTTGCAGCGATGAGAAATTCTGTTAAAGTCGGAGACGAGATCATCACAATCGGAGGTATTTGTGGCAAGGTTGTAAAAACCAAGGATGAGGTTCTTACAATCCAGGTCGGCGCCGACAGAGTTAAATTTGAAATCATGAGATGGGCTGTATCAAAGGTTGTTAACGAAGAATCCGCTCCTTCACCTTCCAAGAAAGCAAAACAGGAAGAACCGCAGGATGAGGATATAATTGCAGCACCAAAAAAGTCTCTTCCTAAGAGAATGAAGAAAGCAAGCGAAACAGAATCACCGACTTCAGATTATGCTCCAGAAGCATCAATTGAATCTGAAGCTGATCAAGCAGAAGCTACTGATAACAAATAA
- the mnmA gene encoding tRNA 2-thiouridine(34) synthase MnmA: protein MSKVLIAMSGGVDSSVAAVLLMDQGYKVAGATFKLFENEDIGIERAKSCCSLEDVLDAKSVAENLGFRHDVYNFGLQFERDVVIPFAESYKKGETPNPCIECNRSIKFEKFLERAMFLEYDFIATGHYARIEKDGETGRYLLKKGLDPTKDQSYALYTMSQEELSRTIFPLGNLKKTEIRAIAEERGFVNAKKPDSQDICFVKDGDYAGFLKRTLGINVAEGEFVDMEGNFLGKHKGIIHYTVGQRKGLGTTFGKPMYVVSIDSETNQVVLGSNEDLFVDSLVAGNVNLISVAELKEPMEITVKTRYKQTEVPAILYPAEDGKVFVKFKEKQRAVTPGQAAVFYDGDIVVGGGKILKQ from the coding sequence ATGTCAAAGGTATTAATTGCCATGAGTGGCGGGGTAGACAGCTCTGTTGCGGCTGTATTGCTGATGGATCAGGGTTACAAAGTAGCAGGGGCCACCTTTAAATTATTTGAAAATGAGGATATTGGTATCGAACGGGCCAAGTCCTGTTGCTCCCTTGAGGATGTGCTTGATGCAAAGAGTGTTGCGGAGAACCTTGGCTTTCGCCATGATGTCTATAATTTTGGTCTTCAGTTTGAGCGGGATGTTGTCATACCGTTTGCGGAAAGCTATAAAAAAGGCGAAACGCCTAATCCCTGCATTGAGTGCAATCGAAGCATCAAATTTGAAAAGTTCTTAGAGCGCGCAATGTTTCTGGAATATGATTTTATCGCTACAGGCCATTATGCAAGAATTGAAAAAGACGGGGAGACGGGGAGATATTTGCTGAAAAAGGGGCTTGATCCCACAAAGGATCAAAGTTATGCCCTTTATACCATGTCTCAGGAGGAACTTTCGAGAACCATCTTTCCACTGGGGAATTTGAAAAAGACAGAGATCAGAGCCATAGCTGAGGAAAGGGGCTTTGTCAATGCAAAAAAGCCTGACAGTCAGGATATCTGCTTTGTGAAAGACGGAGACTACGCAGGATTTCTTAAGCGTACCTTGGGAATTAATGTGGCGGAGGGTGAGTTCGTTGATATGGAAGGAAATTTCCTTGGAAAACATAAGGGGATTATTCACTACACCGTCGGACAGCGTAAGGGATTGGGAACAACGTTCGGGAAGCCTATGTACGTTGTCAGTATAGACAGCGAGACAAACCAGGTTGTGCTTGGGTCAAACGAGGATCTTTTTGTGGACAGCCTAGTGGCTGGAAATGTAAACCTGATTTCAGTAGCGGAGCTGAAAGAACCGATGGAGATAACGGTGAAGACGAGATATAAGCAGACAGAGGTTCCTGCAATTCTTTATCCAGCTGAGGACGGCAAGGTCTTTGTTAAGTTTAAGGAAAAACAACGTGCGGTGACACCCGGACAAGCCGCAGTGTTCTATGACGGCGATATCGTTGTAGGCGGGGGTAAAATCCTAAAACAATAA
- a CDS encoding NAD(P)H-dependent oxidoreductase — MKIALINGSPKPGNSNSGILLDKIEPLLNEGNELTSLSTSGKEFTPDQYRSLCEMDVLLFAFPLYIDALPSHLFRIIIELERYMKEYKDKEIRVYVIVNNGFYEGHQCHIAMKIMENWCKRSELSFCGGIGQGAGEMIGATSNVPFGHGPLKDLSKAMSQIADHITSGTKGQKQMLSPNVPRFFWKMMGTHFFWNTSARKNHLKRIDILRQL, encoded by the coding sequence ATGAAAATTGCTTTGATAAATGGCAGTCCAAAACCCGGAAACAGCAATTCGGGTATTCTGCTGGACAAAATAGAGCCACTGCTGAACGAAGGAAATGAGCTAACCTCACTCTCCACTTCCGGGAAAGAATTTACCCCCGATCAGTACCGCTCCCTTTGTGAAATGGATGTCCTTCTTTTTGCCTTCCCCTTATATATCGATGCCCTTCCCTCTCATTTATTCAGAATCATCATTGAACTTGAGCGCTATATGAAAGAATACAAGGATAAGGAAATCCGCGTTTATGTCATTGTAAATAATGGATTTTATGAAGGTCATCAGTGTCACATCGCAATGAAAATCATGGAGAATTGGTGTAAGCGGTCCGAGCTTTCCTTCTGTGGCGGAATTGGTCAAGGCGCAGGGGAAATGATAGGAGCCACCTCCAATGTACCTTTTGGTCATGGCCCCTTAAAAGACTTGAGTAAAGCTATGTCACAGATTGCGGATCATATTACAAGTGGTACAAAAGGACAGAAACAAATGCTCTCTCCCAACGTTCCACGTTTTTTCTGGAAGATGATGGGGACACATTTTTTCTGGAATACCTCTGCAAGAAAAAATCATCTGAAACGAATAGATATCCTACGGCAGTTATAA
- a CDS encoding cation-translocating P-type ATPase gives MYTPWGIKGRNDNLIQMIQNEEKRTPFFIGISFIAVIISLFDFRMLPFDTAWVAIFLCGVPIIKGAVIGLVTEFDIKADVLVSIALVAAIIIGERFAAGEIALIMALGAYLEERTVAKARAGIEKLVSLTPATARVIRNGEEMIMPAEQIRLGDTLRVLAGETIAVDGVITKGQTSVDQSVMTGESLPVDKGEGDEVSSGTVNQFGTFEMRALKVGEDSSLQRMIRLVESADAGKAKIVGLADRWATWIVVFALLTAVATWLFTGEVIRAVTILVVFCPCALVLATPTAIMASIGNATKYGILIRQGDALERLAKVKRIAFDKTGTLTHGHPAVTKIRSFVSISEEELLEIAASAESLSEHPLGKAIVSYYKREKGKKPDAPESFCMIPGRGVYGEIGGTKVYAGNEALLSENGIFFGGEISESAEGERADGSTVIYLGIDGITAGYVVLSDTLRPDAAITVKQIQNSGMKTVLLTGDATQAAAHIAGSVGITDLHSNLLPEDKLNAIANFTARGEAICMVGDGINDAPALKAAQVGIAMGGIGSDIAIDAADIVLVGDDIKEIPHLLHLAKKTTKTIHINIAASLLLNFAAIALAIPGLLNPVLGALVHNAGSVAVIIHSSMLLNWRKH, from the coding sequence ATGTATACCCCATGGGGTATAAAAGGAAGGAATGATAACTTGATCCAAATGATTCAGAACGAAGAAAAGCGGACTCCATTTTTTATTGGAATATCCTTTATCGCTGTAATAATTAGCTTATTTGACTTTAGAATGTTGCCTTTCGACACTGCATGGGTTGCAATTTTCCTTTGCGGAGTGCCGATTATAAAAGGCGCTGTCATCGGACTTGTCACTGAATTTGATATCAAAGCCGACGTGCTTGTTTCCATTGCTCTTGTTGCCGCTATTATAATCGGGGAACGTTTTGCAGCTGGTGAGATTGCCCTAATCATGGCACTTGGAGCCTATCTGGAAGAAAGGACCGTTGCAAAGGCCAGAGCAGGCATTGAAAAACTTGTCAGCCTCACACCGGCAACGGCAAGAGTCATCCGAAACGGAGAGGAAATGATTATGCCTGCAGAGCAGATAAGGTTGGGGGATACCTTGAGAGTACTTGCGGGAGAAACCATTGCGGTAGACGGCGTGATTACAAAAGGTCAGACCTCGGTGGATCAGTCTGTAATGACAGGAGAGTCTCTTCCCGTTGATAAAGGTGAGGGGGATGAAGTATCCAGTGGAACGGTTAATCAGTTTGGAACCTTTGAGATGCGAGCACTGAAGGTTGGGGAAGACAGCTCGCTGCAAAGAATGATCCGTCTGGTGGAATCTGCGGATGCAGGAAAGGCTAAGATTGTAGGTCTTGCAGATCGTTGGGCCACCTGGATCGTCGTGTTCGCATTGCTGACCGCTGTGGCAACATGGCTGTTCACCGGTGAGGTCATACGTGCCGTAACTATACTTGTTGTCTTTTGTCCTTGCGCATTGGTGCTGGCAACGCCCACCGCCATCATGGCTTCCATAGGGAATGCTACAAAATATGGGATCTTAATCCGGCAGGGGGATGCGCTGGAACGTCTTGCTAAGGTGAAGCGGATCGCCTTTGATAAAACCGGTACACTGACTCACGGTCATCCTGCTGTAACCAAAATACGCAGCTTTGTTTCCATTTCCGAAGAAGAGCTGCTTGAAATTGCTGCTTCTGCAGAGAGCCTTTCAGAGCATCCGCTGGGAAAAGCAATTGTATCCTACTACAAGAGGGAAAAAGGAAAAAAACCGGATGCACCGGAAAGCTTTTGTATGATCCCAGGCAGAGGTGTATACGGAGAAATCGGCGGAACGAAGGTCTATGCCGGTAACGAAGCTTTGCTGTCAGAGAATGGAATCTTCTTCGGTGGTGAAATATCTGAATCAGCCGAAGGTGAGCGGGCGGATGGGTCCACTGTAATCTACCTTGGAATTGACGGAATTACAGCCGGTTATGTTGTTCTTTCTGACACCTTGAGGCCAGATGCAGCAATCACAGTAAAACAAATTCAAAATAGCGGAATGAAAACCGTTCTGCTTACAGGGGATGCAACACAGGCAGCGGCGCATATAGCAGGAAGTGTCGGAATCACCGATCTCCATTCCAATCTTCTGCCCGAGGATAAACTCAATGCTATTGCCAATTTTACTGCCAGGGGCGAAGCGATTTGCATGGTTGGAGACGGCATCAATGATGCTCCGGCACTAAAAGCAGCTCAGGTTGGAATTGCTATGGGAGGCATTGGAAGCGATATCGCAATCGATGCGGCTGATATTGTACTGGTAGGAGATGACATCAAGGAAATCCCCCATCTGCTGCATCTTGCAAAGAAAACCACAAAAACGATCCATATTAATATTGCGGCTTCCTTGCTTTTGAATTTTGCAGCAATCGCGCTGGCGATACCAGGACTTTTGAATCCGGTACTGGGCGCTTTAGTACATAATGCAGGCTCTGTTGCGGTCATCATTCACTCTTCCATGCTTTTAAATTGGCGAAAGCATTAG
- a CDS encoding flavodoxin family protein, whose translation MKGDFCMKMIIHDLDPAVFNALMLQVTQDTIVLTDNGHMKPCIGCFGCWIKTPGICVRKDGYENLGKMLSQCDEVTIISKCIYGSYSPFIRNVLDRSIPYLLPYFTSKNGETHHQRRYNHSFAFTVHFYGKDLTEAERETAKELVAANGVNFYSSKEKVFFYDRMESMKGALG comes from the coding sequence ATAAAAGGAGACTTTTGTATGAAAATGATCATTCATGATCTAGATCCTGCGGTGTTCAATGCCCTTATGCTGCAGGTGACCCAGGATACCATCGTATTAACGGATAACGGGCATATGAAACCCTGCATCGGCTGCTTTGGCTGCTGGATCAAAACCCCCGGTATCTGTGTCAGAAAAGACGGCTATGAAAACCTCGGCAAAATGTTGTCGCAATGTGATGAAGTAACGATCATCAGTAAATGTATTTACGGAAGCTACAGTCCTTTTATCCGAAATGTTTTGGATCGCAGCATCCCCTACCTTTTGCCCTATTTCACATCAAAAAATGGTGAAACCCATCACCAGAGACGATATAATCACTCATTTGCTTTCACAGTGCATTTTTACGGCAAGGATCTCACCGAAGCAGAGCGTGAAACCGCTAAAGAATTGGTTGCAGCCAATGGAGTTAATTTCTACAGCTCAAAAGAAAAAGTATTTTTCTATGATCGAATGGAATCAATGAAAGGAGCGCTTGGATGA
- a CDS encoding GNAT family N-acetyltransferase, protein MEIREYLPSDCNEMAELFHRTVHSVNIRDYTKEQIDAWASGDLDLDVWNRSFLEHDTLVAIAGSMIVGFGDMDKSGYLDRLFVHKDHQRKGIAEALCNQLESRNSSRCFTTHASITAKPFFEKRGYQVIKEQSVERRGVFFKNYVMEKNIRW, encoded by the coding sequence ATGGAAATCAGAGAGTATCTGCCATCAGATTGCAACGAGATGGCGGAATTATTTCACCGAACAGTACACTCAGTCAATATAAGAGATTATACCAAAGAGCAGATTGATGCATGGGCCTCCGGCGATTTGGATCTCGACGTATGGAACCGATCATTCCTTGAACATGATACATTGGTTGCCATAGCGGGCAGCATGATTGTGGGCTTTGGTGATATGGATAAAAGCGGATATCTAGATCGTCTCTTCGTTCATAAAGATCACCAGCGCAAGGGCATTGCTGAAGCACTCTGTAATCAACTGGAAAGCCGGAACTCTTCAAGATGCTTTACGACTCATGCCTCGATAACCGCAAAGCCTTTCTTTGAAAAAAGAGGGTATCAGGTAATCAAAGAACAAAGTGTTGAACGCAGAGGGGTATTCTTTAAGAACTATGTTATGGAAAAAAATATTCGTTGGTGA
- a CDS encoding bacteriohemerythrin, translated as MALSWTEDLSVGIGIIDEQHRTWFDKADQLFEAGKKGQAKEFVGQMLDFLDDYTKKHFSDEEKYMLSINYPEYDRQKNLHTAFIGELAKLKKEFNESGGNILVVLNANQMVVDWLVKHISNEDKKIGAFVKAAK; from the coding sequence ATGGCATTGAGTTGGACTGAGGATTTATCGGTAGGCATCGGCATTATCGATGAGCAGCATAGAACATGGTTTGACAAAGCAGATCAATTATTTGAAGCAGGAAAAAAAGGACAGGCAAAGGAATTTGTCGGACAGATGCTCGACTTTCTGGACGATTACACGAAAAAACACTTCAGCGATGAAGAAAAGTACATGCTCAGCATAAATTATCCCGAATATGACAGACAAAAAAACTTACATACCGCTTTCATCGGTGAACTGGCAAAACTAAAAAAAGAGTTCAATGAATCCGGCGGCAATATCTTGGTTGTACTGAATGCCAATCAAATGGTAGTTGATTGGCTTGTAAAACACATCTCCAATGAAGATAAAAAGATAGGCGCCTTCGTCAAAGCTGCGAAATAA
- a CDS encoding helix-turn-helix domain-containing protein yields MLEIINYPEGLPVHVQLSRIHHYPIHNHKDIQILYVLEGELDLKLAYTHYYLPKNSIHIIHSNDVHSITSISDENLVLILNISIAYFTNFFPNLENIVFTTNLRESTSAYKNQLLLREQIFSILSEQYNKRPGYESIIKEITISLLTTLINHFRGFVINPDNRLFEHKTAHDLYQVDRISRIVSYVYENYPYKLSLSKIAEKENINLHYLSHLFQKFVGDSFRDFLSLVRVEMSEAELLSTSTPIAQIAQNAGFSDTKYYVENFRNWFGMHPKEYRRRFSGEVLGFQAAEAEDLPLEYLKTTISQYTSFPVFKDISAEMKLINLDFKAPAAGLSLKLDIQTDVLKNLQPGSFLFRQACSDEAAPLSMYYNDLPHTACLRLLREMTQTNTISPSFIQLSDSLHSTNGLYAVNGLKKPLFYFLELLSQMERSVLEIGSEYIVTKSEGNYSILAFNESVSNKLTLDFNLRGIDNCKLTQQKLVSAKSCVAFWCQLNFKSKLSEKDKQFIDRMSMPEISFQILTKAACHQYTCSLDPQDIVFIMLERNDIS; encoded by the coding sequence ATGTTAGAAATCATCAATTATCCGGAAGGACTTCCAGTCCATGTGCAATTGTCCAGAATCCATCATTACCCGATCCACAACCACAAGGATATCCAGATTTTATATGTACTGGAGGGGGAGTTGGATCTGAAGCTTGCCTACACCCACTATTATCTTCCGAAAAACAGCATTCATATCATTCATAGCAATGACGTTCACTCGATCACAAGCATCAGTGATGAAAACCTGGTTCTAATCCTGAACATCAGTATCGCCTATTTTACAAATTTTTTTCCAAACCTTGAAAACATCGTATTTACTACAAATTTGAGAGAATCCACATCAGCCTATAAAAATCAGCTCTTGCTGCGGGAACAAATTTTTTCTATTTTATCAGAGCAATATAATAAGCGCCCGGGATATGAATCGATCATAAAAGAAATTACAATCTCTCTGCTGACAACTTTGATCAACCATTTCCGCGGCTTCGTTATCAATCCGGACAACCGCCTGTTTGAACATAAAACAGCACACGATCTGTACCAGGTAGACCGGATCAGTCGAATCGTCAGCTATGTATATGAAAATTATCCTTATAAATTAAGCCTGTCTAAAATTGCAGAGAAGGAGAACATCAATCTCCATTATCTGTCTCATCTGTTCCAGAAATTTGTAGGTGACAGTTTCAGAGATTTTCTCAGTCTGGTAAGGGTGGAAATGTCAGAAGCGGAATTGCTGTCCACCAGCACGCCCATTGCTCAGATTGCACAAAATGCGGGTTTCTCTGATACAAAGTACTATGTTGAAAATTTTCGCAATTGGTTTGGTATGCATCCGAAGGAATACCGCAGGAGATTTTCAGGAGAGGTCTTGGGCTTCCAAGCTGCGGAAGCAGAGGATTTGCCTCTGGAATACCTAAAAACAACGATCTCACAATATACCTCATTTCCAGTATTCAAAGACATTTCTGCTGAAATGAAGCTAATCAATCTTGACTTCAAAGCCCCCGCTGCGGGATTGTCCCTGAAACTTGATATCCAGACTGACGTTTTGAAAAATCTTCAGCCTGGCTCCTTTTTGTTTCGCCAGGCATGCAGCGATGAGGCGGCTCCGTTGTCAATGTATTACAACGATCTGCCTCATACGGCCTGTCTACGGCTTCTGAGAGAAATGACTCAAACAAATACAATCAGTCCGTCGTTCATCCAGCTGTCCGATTCTCTGCACAGCACGAATGGTTTGTATGCGGTCAATGGCCTGAAAAAACCACTCTTCTACTTCCTGGAACTGCTATCTCAAATGGAACGCAGCGTCCTTGAAATCGGCTCTGAATATATTGTTACAAAATCAGAAGGCAACTACAGCATACTGGCTTTCAATGAAAGCGTTTCCAATAAACTTACACTAGACTTCAACCTCAGAGGGATTGACAATTGCAAGCTCACGCAGCAGAAACTTGTTTCTGCTAAATCGTGTGTCGCGTTTTGGTGCCAATTAAATTTTAAGAGTAAGCTCTCGGAAAAAGACAAACAATTCATAGATAGGATGTCTATGCCGGAAATATCATTCCAAATTCTCACGAAGGCAGCATGCCATCAATACACATGTTCTCTTGATCCGCAGGATATTGTTTTCATCATGCTGGAAAGAAACGACATTTCCTAA
- a CDS encoding TetR/AcrR family transcriptional regulator has translation MKETQYHHGNLRSELIEAGIELMNEVGPKKFSLRKVAAKCNVSHAAPYSHFSDIEALTAAMGEHVTSQFTKKLFEAIQGKEDCNASIGLLGQAYIDFFIEHPQYFLFLYHYSGTTIDLDSESPEDYPPFVLFRNTAYALFREKELPEDQFKEQLIILWAMVHGIVSLLTTEGIKYSGDWSKIFSSMITQK, from the coding sequence ATGAAAGAAACCCAATATCACCATGGTAATTTACGAAGTGAGCTGATAGAAGCCGGAATCGAGCTGATGAATGAAGTAGGGCCGAAAAAGTTTTCCCTGAGAAAGGTTGCTGCGAAATGTAATGTCAGTCACGCCGCGCCATATAGCCATTTTTCTGATATTGAAGCGCTCACTGCAGCTATGGGCGAGCATGTAACCAGTCAGTTCACAAAGAAACTGTTTGAAGCAATCCAAGGCAAAGAAGACTGCAATGCGTCAATTGGTCTACTAGGTCAGGCATATATTGATTTCTTTATTGAACATCCGCAATATTTCTTGTTCTTATACCATTATTCCGGAACTACGATCGATTTGGACAGTGAGAGTCCCGAGGATTATCCTCCCTTTGTCCTATTCAGAAATACCGCTTATGCCCTGTTCCGTGAAAAGGAACTCCCGGAGGATCAATTTAAGGAGCAACTGATTATACTATGGGCTATGGTTCATGGCATTGTTTCCCTGCTCACAACGGAAGGAATCAAATACTCAGGTGATTGGAGCAAGATCTTTTCCTCAATGATAACGCAAAAATAG
- a CDS encoding DUF3298 and DUF4163 domain-containing protein, whose protein sequence is MSCEPVTVEKVTLERTMKHKGVPVLHYKIEYPKFIHSQYQNQLDQINCWYQCKAEDLQKEFETVNYRDASEQYDFSLKENYPFPMHEAMVVFHITYNQDCCISLYQDKYIFSGGAHGNTLRTSDTWNVMTGCLYTLYGNRSDWEQVQKNILNQIDGQIKEHLAKGEDWYFDDYSKLVAETFNPQSFYVTPEGIMIYFQQYDIAPYSSGIQEFLVRTDQ, encoded by the coding sequence ATGAGTTGTGAGCCTGTAACAGTTGAAAAGGTCACCCTTGAGCGTACTATGAAACACAAAGGTGTACCGGTACTGCACTATAAGATAGAATACCCGAAGTTCATTCATAGCCAATATCAAAATCAGCTGGATCAGATCAATTGCTGGTACCAGTGCAAGGCGGAGGACCTGCAAAAAGAATTTGAAACAGTAAATTATCGGGATGCTTCGGAACAGTATGATTTTTCGCTGAAAGAGAATTATCCATTTCCAATGCACGAAGCGATGGTAGTCTTTCATATTACTTATAATCAGGATTGTTGTATCAGCTTGTACCAGGATAAATATATATTCAGCGGAGGGGCACATGGGAACACCTTGCGTACCTCAGACACCTGGAATGTTATGACAGGCTGCCTGTATACCCTTTATGGAAACAGGAGTGACTGGGAACAAGTGCAAAAAAACATACTAAATCAGATTGATGGGCAAATCAAAGAACACCTTGCAAAAGGAGAAGACTGGTATTTTGACGATTATTCCAAGCTTGTTGCGGAGACATTTAATCCGCAAAGCTTCTATGTGACTCCGGAAGGAATTATGATCTACTTCCAGCAATATGACATTGCACCATACTCCAGCGGAATACAGGAATTTTTAGTCAGAACCGACCAATAG